The Pseudophryne corroboree isolate aPseCor3 chromosome 12, aPseCor3.hap2, whole genome shotgun sequence genomic sequence cgagccatgcgaggggacgtggtacagtaATGGGGctggtttgtggcagaaaagtgacaacccccccccccccaccccacccccaaaaaagtgtctgccttttttgtgttgaccattcacatctcgatcttttgaccctgtcaacataatCCATGTCGGCCATTAGTGGCCggccgacctattgactgtagacctttttagtgcagatctaataatccacactgaAGGGGATGGTGGGCCCCAAAGACATGTGTAGAAGGCCCCAATATTTCCAATGCTGGCTCTTAAGGCACATGGGGAGAGAACCCTAAGACTGAcgagggtagcagttgatttaccgacagacacaatatTGACGGCTATTGACTGACAATCGAAATACCGACATTtgttatgctgacatgttcaaaatgccgacatagaatacggacatttgaaatgctgacatgccaaaatgtcgacatgtcggtatttcgactgtaGGCCCAtggctgtcggtattgtgtccgtcggtaaatcatactgaacccactaACAGAACTCCCCATAAATAGTAGCCAGAATGATGTGCCTAGTGGAGAGGAGACTTGTCTTAGGTGCACAGCAAACCAGGCAGTATTGTGGGACGGTAACATATCTTCTATTGAGAATATCGATGTCACCTACCTGGGTCTCAGGATTTTTATGCAGCTTGTAACAGAAGAGAAATCACACAGATCTCAGTTATTGACACACATGCCACATACAGCACTCACAGTACAgtgatatacatataatatacaatGTTACATGACAGAACTCATAGCCCATCATTGCAAACATGTATATATAGTACCACTTATTTATTCCCTCCTCTCACCAGAACAAGTTACCAGTTATGCACTGCTTATAGGAGTAAACCCTTAGACCTTCAGGTCTCATGTTGAATATCTAGTTTTACTTTTCTTTTATTAAATTCAACAATTGTTATTAAAAGATTTAAATGAAACAAACAACATAAAACCTAAGAAtatagcaacaacaacaaaaaacatggCACCATGATGACACAGATCTAGCTGTTAGCTGTGATGGTGGCCAACTAAAGGTCTATCCTATGCAATGACTGGACCGCCAAGGGCGCATGTGGGTGCCAGGATTGACCAGGTAATCAGGGCCCATTACTAGAATACAGCTATACACCAAACAAAATGTATAAAAGTGCCAGTCCTGTCCATAAAGGCACCAGACCAGGCTGTGTTTCTACTACCAGCCATGGTCCAGCAGATATCTGATTTACCCTTTTTGTGAGGACAGGGGTAAGAAGCAATTGCCCATTCCCAGTCTCAGGTTGCCCTAGATGATCctcttactgatgacccagagtgtGTGCCATTATCCTGTAGCTTAAGGACCGTCATAACAGAGACGCCTTGCAGTGGCCTGGTGTTCTGCCATACAGCATATATGCAACAGATCTctgcattgctataatcatgtgaaATGCAAGTCTCTTTATGCTGACCCTTTCGCAGAGAGCTGGAGGAAGTGTATGCCATTTTTCCAAGTCTGGATTAAcctctccctttcatgcacctgtgaAGGGCTTATAAACGGATCTGAGCAACTTCCATTCTGTTTGTTAAATTCTTGTGGGGCATGGATGGGATCAGCTGTTGGAAGATATACggatccttgtagtgccatattggaggatTTTGGAGTACTTCCAGGTAAAttagctctcaatttagaaatacagaAATATATGACGCAGACTGGGTGCTATATCATCATGTGGCATAGGGACTACCAGACCAGGAAAATCAATGCCATGGCTtgccatatatttgcaaatgtatagAATGgagatctctgcattgctattatcaGGTGGAATGTAAGTCTCTGACCTACttgtagtgtgctggggggattctTTGCTCTTTTGCATAGTCTATATTTACCCCTTCCTTTCATGCACCTGTGATGTGCTTATAAACTGATTTTACCAACTTAAATTCTCTTTGATTCACTTACCCCTGGCTGGGATGGTATAAGTCATGTTGTCTGTACTGACAATGTTAGAGACAGTCACTCGGTATAGGCCAGTGGCGTGCTTTGGCATGCTGAGTGTCTTGTTATGGTCGCTAAGCCAGTGCCCCAGGGGTAGGTCTTCTCCCTCCTTGGTCCAAAAGACGAATACTGGAGGGTCCCCAGTATATAGAACGCTTAGCGTTGCGTTCTCTACCAAATCACCAGAGCTGTAGGTTATGTCGGTgatagtgactggagctggtgagaGAGGACGGGCAGAGGTCAGAGATCAAAATACAACATCATACATATGGGTGACAAATAACAATGAGTGCAGCAGAGTGTACACTACATTCTGACGACATGATGTAAGACTGCAAATAACATTACATTAAATCTACACTGTAGTGacaaaagtcatgggatagcagtGTGTGAAAGTAATGGTAGGTGCGCCACTGTACTGCGATGTCTTGGCACTGGCCAGACTTGCATCAGTTGTAATCTACAAATCACACCGGCTGGGTTGTTCACGGCAAGGAGACGTGAATTATGGGGCATGATAGTGGGTGCCCGACGGATGGGACAATCCATTTCCAAAGTTGTGTGGACATCCAACATTCTTCGATCTACGGTGTCATATGTACCGGGAATACCTCATGGAAGGTATTACCACCCACCATGGACAGCGTAGTGGCCAAACACGGGTGCTTAATGGTTGTGACCAGCGGCATCGGTCCAGAATTATAAGACAAGCGACACTGGCTGAAATCACATCCACATTCAGTGCAGGACGTACTAGACGCATATCCAGGGTTCTTTTATTCCATGGGATATGAGAGCAGAAGACCCACCAGAGTGCTTTTGTTAACACTAAAACACCGGACACACCTTTGCTAATTAGACACTATAGGACTAGCAACATGAGTCGCGGTTCCAGTTGTTTTGGACTGGTGGTAGGGTTTGGGTGTGGGCGCAGACCCATGAGATTATGGACCCCAGCTGTCAACAATTCACCGTGCAAGATTATGGTGGTTGCATAATGGTTTGGGATGTGTTCATGTGGCATAGGTTGGGTTCCGCTGGTTCGCCTGAACACGTCATTGACTGGTAATCGTTATGTTGCAGTGCTTGGTGACCATTTGCAGCCATTAATggacttcatgtacccccacaaCAATGGAATATTCCAGTAGGATAATGCATGTAACTATGGTTAGATGACAGACTGCGTTCCTTATGAGTAGACGTGTAGACTGTTAGTCTGCAGCTTGGGAATGACAGGGGAATCCTCTACCACTGAAGGAAAGAGTTATGCAATGGATGTGGGGTTCTAGCGCACGACTTACTACAGTATTCAAAGTAGAATGACAATTGATGtaataaaataaacaatttatttattAAGGAAAAATAACAACAACAGTAAAGACCAATTGTGTCTTAATTCAGATTCTAAAACAATTAATATGGCTAATACTGGCATACACAAGTAGGGGTAGGGGAAAAAGAGAAGAGAGTGTGTAAGGCCCTTAAGAATCATCTTTGCAAAATCGCTTCAGTTCACCCCAAAAGCACTCATGCACCAGGATTCTCATCTCTCATAATTCCGCTGGACTGAAGTTGAGGCAAATTTTAACTTACCCCAGCTTTTACACCTTACCATAAGCTCAACAAAACTGGCTAGTACCATACGTACGTTGCGCCACTCTTCCCCCCTCTTCGCTTTCTGGCCGTCTCACTACAGATGTGTGCCCCTGATTTAAACCTGAAAGTGCTTGCTATAAGCAAAGAGAATTTCAGTTTTTTTAACAGGTATATAATTTTCTTCTGTATGCTAGTTGTCTGCTAGAGAGCTAGATTTGGTAAGTGTCTGAAATGTGCCCCAAAAATGGTCTAAACGCTTTACAGTCTTCCAGCTAGTGGCAGGAGATTTATAAATCAAGCAGGACACCCGTGTTTTGGGTAAAGCCTGGATAGAGAGACACGAGGGAGCAGATTTGAACAAGACATAACTCCAGGGTGATTGATTTGTTCTCCAGGATGATTGATTTGTTCATATGTCACAGACAGGcattttgacaaataaataaaaaaataagtttgGTATAGTGATGCTGTGCGGCTGCcggagaaagaaagagacagaaaaggAGGAGTAAGAGTGACTGAGGCACCAATTAGGCATTGTGATCCGAGCACCTGTGAATGTGTTTGCGTGAACAGGAGTTGGGAGAGGAGAGGTGTGTGtctgaaaaaaaaaagtgctgcatgTGTGAGATGAACGGAGGAAGGAGAAAGGGGTAGAGAGAGCAGTGCCCTGTTAAGGGAAGACAAGAAAGTGGAGAAGGTACACAGCAGAGAGGGTGATGacaggctgggacttgtagtttgttaGCTAGTGATTCAGTGACAGAGTGGAGACTCTCCATTACAGCCATACTGATTGGCCTGCACCTGAGGGAATGCAGCCTCCTGACTGGTCATCCGGTTTGATGGAAGAGTTGCAGTCCTTCACTGCACACAACTGCCTCAATTGTATGTTCCGGACACAACCTGTTCTTAATCAGCACTGCAATGTTCCTTATATTTGTGGAAAGGGAGTTTCAGATTATTTGCTAGCCAATGGTAGAAAAGGTCTCCAACCTGCACACAGAAATCCCTTACTAACTCGGGCTACCGGTGGAGAACAGGCCCATTTATCAAAGTAAATGGGTATATTACAGTATTGTCTCCCCTACACGGATTATAAAATATTTAATTACTGCAATAAATATACATAGTGCACTGGAGAATTATACTGTTTGCTAAATGCTTTAATATGTGTTAGTTATGTCAGCGCAATGAAGAaagtatggggggtaattcagatctgatcgcagaggtgccaaatttagcacacctGCGATATAATTTACTCTGAcacgcggggggacacccagcaaggtggaatagccctaacctcccccatcccaccgcacaggtgcaaaagtattgcacgtcccggctgtgtgtgacgtcgcgcagccgccgcggcctgccccccaacTGTCCGGACACGCcaccgttgtccggaccgtgccccgccaacTGCGTTCTAataccgttggcatgccccctcccgccccgcctctgtctgtcaatcttcttgcgatcgccggtgtgatgggatttttcgcaccatcccgtcgctgcggaccatcgcccctgcgcattgcggtgcatacgcacagcAGTGACCAGGTCTAAATcggctccatggttttgcccattagctaacaaatttgctgctgcgatcagatctgaattaggccctatgttctgaATCCATTCCTGTTAATCTAGCGCAAACAATTCCTCAAATTCCAGGTTGAGGAATAAATCTAGTTCTTCTTCCTTGCAAAGCCCTGTCTGCATTTATTTGTGTCTGTCTGGGGAATCCTTGCCTTTCTGCAAGGGGTGGTACTATGAAGAGCGGCTGCTGAAGAAGGACTGTTGGTGCCTTGTCTCATCAACGTAACGGATCTGAATCCAAAAATCAATGAAACATGTGCTGACTACTAAGACTCTACATCAATGTACACTGATAAATGACACACCTATAAGATTGCAGCGAACAAGCTCCACACATCTTTTGTTCCATTCCTTGTCCGTGAACCATAAGGCGTAATCCCCGGCGTCACTGTACTGTAAATTCTTGATGATGACACATCCATGTGTCTTATCCACGACAGTCCTTTCCTTGTATTTACCATAGATCTCAGGAGATCTCAGGCCTGTGCAATCATATATAAGAACGATTGATACAAACACATGATCCAGGAGGTATTCACCGTCTACATCGCAGATCAGATTGCAGATTGTCAGGTCATCCGATAGAGCTACATAGCGCGTTTCTGTGGAGTTGGATCCGCATTGTGTAAATACACCAAACAGTAGAGCTGTAGAACAGAACAGAAGTACACTATTACAAGTCGGTTACAGAAAAAGGAgacttatggtaaaacttaccatggttaaatctttttctgctaggtacactggattccatagggaataacatcgggggtgtagagttggctcttgatccgaggcaccaacaggctaaaagctttggctgtttccaggatgcactgcaccgcctcctctataacccagcctgcaggcactggagctcagttttgttaaccagtccaatgcagtagcaggtaagagagacgatagtagtcagccacatagaaccacgttctcaggacaggctaatgccatacaaacccaaagaagctaagtgcgtcagggcgtgcgccctgtggaattcagtgtacctcgcagaaagaggtttaaccatggtaagttttaccataaatctccttttctgcagcggggtacactggtattccacagggaataacatcggggatatcctaaagcagttcctaatgggaggggacgcactgtagcgggcacaagaacccggcgtccaaaggaagcatcctgggaggcggaagaatcaaaggcatagaacctgataaaagtgttcactgaggaccacatagccaccttgcacaattgttcagtggacgcgccacccaagaaggtccaacagacagagtagaatgggccttgatagcagaaggagctgggagaccagcctgcgcataagcttgtgaaatcaccattctaatccatctggccaaggtttgcttgttcgcaaaccagccacgtttgtgaaaaccaaacagtacgaagaggaaatcagacctcctgagggaggcagtcctctccacatatatacggagagcctgtaccaaggggggtcattccgagttgatcgtagctgtgctaaatttagcacagctacgatcaggcactcagacatgcggggggaggggacgcccagcacagggctagtccaccccgcatgtcagtgccggcccatccgcgcagaaatgcaaaagtatcgcactgcgtgtgttatgattcccgtactccagaccagaggagatcttatggcagaggtctgagtactggaaagatatactggttgtgggagcaggagagcctagtaacccctggcgccctaactccgttgtctcgcccgtgttatcagaaatcccctgcgagactatggttgcttgagcccatggcagccgcgtttgaagggcggattatgtctgcccaactccgatgccccctcaggtcttaatgggagacaaagggaaatccgagacagggtgataacaaggggccctctgactaagcatccaggccaggggttacaagctaactaacttaaaccaaacagTATGTGCGGactaaccgccagggaaaaggacaaccaaggatccactgatccgttactcctatccagcaccgctggataccagagtggatcagggggagcggaatcctccgcaaaagctccagaacacaaagatacaaaataataaacagtaagcggtcaagccgcaacacacggctacgccgcgactcacgaacaccacaggatgttaaaggtgctcggtcagactccaggaatagatgacaacttccgagtacaggatcactgaggacaggaacaaccggattgagcaggactggaaactctctgtaactgacacaggcaaacaggaagctatcaccggcgtctgtgagaagtccaaagggtgcttataactgtgagctccccaatcaggagccagactgggtaatcacaagtaatgccgtgcagcttgcatgctgcacggccagcacaccattacacaaattagaaaagacccagcaacggggaacgcggcccgaacgtggcgtccccgttgctagggtctgagcggctccgtgcgcccggcgtccagcgttgccagggagccggcggctgtacgcgcacggcgtcc encodes the following:
- the LOC134981201 gene encoding uncharacterized protein LOC134981201; translated protein: MPVIAAVIALLFGVFTQCGSNSTETRYVALSDDLTICNLICDVDGEYLLDHVFVSIVLIYDCTGLRSPEIYGKYKERTVVDKTHGCVIIKNLQYSDAGDYALWFTDKEWNKRCVELVRCNLIAPVTITDITYSSGDLVENATLSVLYTGDPPVFVFWTKEGEDLPLGHWLSDHNKTLSMPKHATGLYRVTVSNIVSTDNMTYTIPARGRHEHFQWWIIPAVVLPVAALVSILLYMKKKEPCKQRDTVI